In the Deltaproteobacteria bacterium genome, AGGCGCGCCCGACGGAATCGTCGTGCCGAAGACCGGCTCGGCCGCCGACGTGGTCCGGCTCGATCACTACCTCTCCGCGCTCGAGGCGCGCGACGGCGTAGCGCCGGGCACGACGCGAATCCTGCCGGTCGCGACCGAGACCGCGGGCTCGCTGTTCCAGCTGGGCAGCTACACGGGAGCGAGCCCACGCCTGCACGGGCTCACCTGGGGCGCCGAAGACCTTCCGGCCGCGCTAGGAGCCACCACCAATCGCGGTCCGGACGGCGAGCTCGCGTTCGTCTACCAGCTCGCGCGCGCTCTCTGCCTGGCCGCCGCGGTCGCGGCCGGCGTGCAGCCGCTCGACACGGTCCACCCGGATTTCCGCGACCTGGCGGGCCTGGAGGCGAGCGCGGCGCGCGCGCGACAGGACGGCTTCACCGGCAAGCTCGCGATCCACCCCGACCAGGTGCCGATCATCCAGCGCGGCTTCACGCCGACCGCGGAGGAGCTCGCGCACGCGCGCCGCGTGGTCGCGGCGTTCGAGGCCGCTCCACGGGCCGGCACCGTGGC is a window encoding:
- a CDS encoding CoA ester lyase: MLFVPGDSERKLAKGDDCGADALILDLEDAVAAERRPHARGLVREYLGARMSPRRPAIFVRINPLDSAEALADLAAVVPGAPDGIVVPKTGSAADVVRLDHYLSALEARDGVAPGTTRILPVATETAGSLFQLGSYTGASPRLHGLTWGAEDLPAALGATTNRGPDGELAFVYQLARALCLAAAVAAGVQPLDTVHPDFRDLAGLEASAARARQDGFTGKLAIHPDQVPIIQRGFTPTAEELAHARRVVAAFEAAPRAGTVALDGSMLDRPHLLQAQRILARSGAS